From Fusarium oxysporum f. sp. lycopersici 4287 chromosome 10, whole genome shotgun sequence:
CAAGAGGTGAGTAATGATCGCAAGAACGAATGTCGAAGATTTTTCGATGACGTTTCCCTCCCAATTGAAGCCCAATTGAGCTGACCCTTGCGTTTTTCCCTCGGCAGCGGCATTTCCTCCTTCGCCCGCGCGGCTCGCCCGGCCGTCCTCCCTCGACGTGCCCTCCGACCTTCATCTCTCCGACTCCCCATCTCCAGCCGATGGGCGAGCACTGCCAGCGTCGGCACCGGCAAGATTCACCAGGTGAGAATGAGCCGCTCAGTCCATTCCGGTCGCCCGGGCAATACCGACCGCACAAGAACTCCGTGCTAACCCGACTGTTCGCAGGTCATCGGTGCCGTCGTCGACGGTTAGTCAATCATCTATCACAGGCTTTCGACGAGCCTGGCATGACACGGCGAAAACAATACTGACGTTATTGCAGTCAAGTTCGATACTCAGAAGCTCCCCGCCATTCTCAACTCTCTTGAGACTGAGAACAATGGCCAGAAGCTCGTTCTCGAGGTTTCCGTATGTTCACATCCAATTATCTCATATGACTGGTCAATTCTAACATCCTCAAGCAACATTTGGGAGAGAACGTCGTCCGTTGCATTGCTATGGACGGTACGTTATGATCACTTCGAAATTTCTCATACTTCAAACCCCCTAACACATTTTTACAGGTACTGAGGGTCTCGTCCGAGGTGCTTCCGCCCAGGACACTGGTGCTCCCATCACCATTCCTGTTGGTCCCGCCACTCTTGGCCGTATCATGAACGTCACTGGTGACCCCATTGACGAGCGTGGTCCCATCAAGACTGACAAGCGCCTTCCTATCCACACCGAAGCCCCCGAGTTCGTCGAGCAGTCCACCTCTGCTGAGGTTCTTGTTACTGGTATCAAGGTCGTCGATCTTCTTGCTCCCTACGCCCGTGGTGGAAAGATTGGTCTCTtcggtggtgctggtgtcGGCAAGACTGTGTTCATTCAGGAgcttatcaacaacatcgccaaggcCCACGGTGGTTACTCCGTCTTCACTGGTGTCGGTGAGCGAACTCGTGAGGGTAACGATCTGTACCACGAAATGCAGGAGACTTCCGTCATTCAGCTTGATGGCGAGTCCAAGGTCGCACTGGTCTTCGGTCAGATGAACGAGCCCCCTGGAGCTCGTGCCCGTGTCGCCCTTACCGGTCTTACTGTAGCTGAATACTTCAGAGATGAGGAGGGTCAGGACGTGCTGCTCTTCATTGACAACATTTTCCGATTCACTCAGGCCGGTTCCGAGGTGTCTGCCCTTCTCGGTCGTATCCCCTCTGCCGTCGGTTACCAGCCCACCCTCGCCGTCGACATGGGTGGTATGCAAGAGCGTAttaccaccaccaccaagggTTCCATTACCTCCGTCCAGGCCGTCTACGTCCCTGCTGACGATTTGACTGATCCTGCCCCTGCCACCACCTTCGCTCATTTGGACGCCACCACTGTCTTGTCTCGTGGTATCTCTGAGTTGGGTATCTACCCCGCTGTCGACCCTCTCGACTCCAAGTCCCGTATGTTGGATCCCCGAGTTGTCGGTCAGGAGCACTACGACGTCGCCACCCGTGTCCAGCAGATCCTCCAGGAGTACAAGTCTCTTCAGGATATCATTGCCATTCTGGGTATGGATGAGTTGTCTGAGGCCGACAAGCTTACTGTCGAGCGTGCCCGTAAGATCCAGCGTTTCCTGAGCCAGCCTTTCACTGTCGCCCAGGTTTTCACTGGTATCGAGGGTAAGCTCGTCGACCTTAAGGAGACCATCAACTCCTTCAAGGCCATCCTTAACGGTGAGGGTGACAGCCTTCCTGAGGGTGCCTTCTACATGGTTGGTGACTTCGCCTccgccaaggccaagggtgAGAAGATTCttgctgagcttgagggTCAGTAAGGGGTTTAAGTATTGAAGTTAATGCCGCGGGAGACGGGAGGAGAGAAATAAAGGACCTGTGTATagagaagaggaacaaaGGTCCCGGGAGGTTTCTCATAAGCTCCACCAAGTCTCTTTTGTGAGCTGTGTACTAAGAAATCAACAAAATTCCTCTTGTAGCCATATCAagctttcttttttactaaaAGTGATCCATTCTGACTGACCGTTGCTATGACGAGTGACTTTGTAGTGATTAGGCAAAGCCGCATACAGAAGAGCGACCTAAGAACGCAAGTGTACCTTCTGGCTTTATCTTTAAAGTAAGGCATTTAGAGTTTATTAAGAAATCTGCTCTTTGGCCATCAGTCAGATAGTCAATTGGGCCGGCCATAGGCTTATTAGAGCCGCATTGGGTCGTTCCTTTAAAGTGAAGCTATTCACAGATCAGGGCAAGAAATAGAGGTCAAAGTGCCAATTAGACTGAGCTTCAGCAAGGTCAGTAGTACCTTAGCTTAGTAATTAGAGCAAGTAGCCTAGCTGCAATTAAGACCTTTCAGAGATACAGGCAATGGATTAGGTTGCCCTCTGCTCAAGTTCCCGAGAGGTCACCGAAGGCAAGCCAGCTATAGGTCCCCTCGAGGGTAATCATGAAACATCCTCTATATAAAGATTGAAGAAaacctctttttttttttagaaGAAATTTCTCTCTTTAGGCACTAAAGATAAGAAGAGCCATAGTGCCAAGAGGCACAGCAAGGtaaaggaagaaggccaTTTAGTCAAGCTACCTAGGCAGAGGCATTTGCCTCGCCTAAGATAACAGCCTATCAGCATCAGGGTCTCTAATATTCGATATCGATGTTGAATTATAGTCAATGCCATACTTAGTCTATTTCATTTTGACTACTTAATATCCGCCTAAGGAatttctcttcagcttcttttATCCATGGACTTTAGATATagatgaacttgatgacTCTCCCAGTACGATATATTAGTACCTCATAGAGTTAATAGCAGAAGTGGAAGGTTAGCAGTTTTACATAAATTTGACTCTATTTTTGCTGAAAAAGGAGACCTTCAAGTCTCACGGGTATCCAATAAACCGTTCCCAAACATCCTCTCGTTCCCTGACTCCCTGTATTATTGATTCTGTCAAATTATCCACCATGGAACATGTTTGGTCATGGATCGAATGTAAAGGTGGAGTTCATGTCAGTCCTCCATTTCTCAATAGCCTCTCCCTTTGTTATAACTTGGCCTCTTGAATCCATGAGCacgagcttcttctccgcaGGAATCCACTTAACTCGTCTTCCCTTCTCGTCCACAAGGGTGATAGATGCTGTGGGATCTAATCGTAGGCTGTTGGGTTTTTGCGGTGACCAATTTGGATCTTCGAACAAGACTCTTCCAAGCTCGAGCTCACCTTCGACGAGGCGTGCCATGTGCGGGACGAGAAGATATTGCTGCCACTCCGGGCCGATGTGCTCGCAAAGATCCCGTAGTGAACGGTTTCCGACATTCTTTATCCACCAGACATCTGAAGGGAACTTGAGAAAGGCGGCATAGTAGGCGAGAATGATGAGAGCCCGGGGGCGCAATTCGCGTGCGAGCTGGACGAAGTTCCGGGGCACAAAGGTGAACCAGGTGATGATCCGCAGCATCATGGTGGGCCCGAAGCCATCGTGCAAGTTCTGATACAAAGATCCGAGGAATTGAAGTGTCTCGTAGTAGGTTTCCACGTTGAGATAGTCTGGATCGCTAGGCTCAATGGAGTTGAGCATAGAGACAAGGCAAGCAGGAATGTGGTTTGTGGCCTGCTCAACGTCGACAGAAGGTCTGTTAAACAAACAATAAAGGCCTGAGTCAATGAGTTTCTCAACGCCCATGAGGTCAATAACGAGGCCAATTCCCCTCCAGACAATCATCCAATCGATCAAGTAAAGCTTTTTACCATCCTCATCGCGGAAGTTTTGAGATGATAGAGCAGTGAGCAATAGAGAATTGGCTAATAACGCCGGGAACGTCTCCGGCTGTGCTTTTTCCACGGCCAGGCGATATCCCTCAAAGGAACGAGCGCGATAGGTGAGAGCACGTGCAGGGTCATGGCTTAGCGCAAGACTCTGCATGTGAAGACTTGCGAGACCAAATAACGAATCCATGAGAAATGGGTTCTCAAAGGCAACCTGAACCATTCTGTTTCTTAGAACATCGTTGATCGGGTTCGAGGGTCCC
This genomic window contains:
- a CDS encoding ATP synthase subunit beta, mitochondrial is translated as MFKSGISSFARAARPAVLPRRALRPSSLRLPISSRWASTASVGTGKIHQVIGAVVDVKFDTQKLPAILNSLETENNGQKLVLEVSQHLGENVVRCIAMDGTEGLVRGASAQDTGAPITIPVGPATLGRIMNVTGDPIDERGPIKTDKRLPIHTEAPEFVEQSTSAEVLVTGIKVVDLLAPYARGGKIGLFGGAGVGKTVFIQELINNIAKAHGGYSVFTGVGERTREGNDLYHEMQETSVIQLDGESKVALVFGQMNEPPGARARVALTGLTVAEYFRDEEGQDVLLFIDNIFRFTQAGSEVSALLGRIPSAVGYQPTLAVDMGGMQERITTTTKGSITSVQAVYVPADDLTDPAPATTFAHLDATTVLSRGISELGIYPAVDPLDSKSRMLDPRVVGQEHYDVATRVQQILQEYKSLQDIIAILGMDELSEADKLTVERARKIQRFLSQPFTVAQVFTGIEGKLVDLKETINSFKAILNGEGDSLPEGAFYMVGDFASAKAKGEKILAELEGQ